A genomic window from Pyxidicoccus trucidator includes:
- a CDS encoding OPT/YSL family transporter, whose translation MSPPASPPASGLPTPERALPEGQPRLAPVALAPEAPRELTARALAVGLLIGGLLAVTNVYMGLKTGWWESGALTSAVLGFSTLATVSRRRGSPYTPLENNITQTAASSVGAMPAAAGLLGALPALTLLGISVPGWGVAAWSVALGALGVLAAYLLRKRLVAEEALPFPTGIATAELITAMHAQPEQQRTGRGWLVAGAAGVSVAITALRDGFKWLPGMTALPGSLGGVPVASLTWGIGWSPMLLAIGMMTGLRLGLSMLAGAVVGWGVLGASLEGVGDVGAWLTWPGVGLLVGSALASLLAQARDFTRAARDLGALRQGEGLPRWAMGAGLAACVLAVVLGATLFGLSVPYMLLALVLVLPLCAVCARGAGQADVSPVSQTGQITQVIFGALLPGAMGPNVAAGAVVSGAAAQTGVSMWSLKAGHLLGATPRRQLTAQLIGVLAGAVVGVPAYLLLSKAYGVGSEALPAPFAHQFRAVAELAVRGFEGLPPHAALAASVAAGVGALLTLAARGPAAKWLPLPVAMGIGFILPAFFSVSICLGAVGVALARRRWPQAVDANVSTLGAGAIAGESLTGVLIAALMALGLMQQG comes from the coding sequence ATGAGCCCTCCCGCGAGCCCCCCGGCCTCCGGCCTCCCGACTCCCGAGCGCGCGCTTCCCGAAGGCCAGCCGCGGCTGGCTCCGGTGGCCCTGGCCCCCGAGGCCCCCCGCGAGCTGACGGCGCGCGCGCTGGCGGTGGGCCTGCTCATCGGCGGGCTGCTGGCCGTCACCAATGTGTACATGGGGCTGAAGACGGGCTGGTGGGAGAGCGGTGCCCTCACCTCGGCGGTGCTGGGCTTCAGCACGCTGGCGACGGTGTCGCGCCGCAGGGGCTCGCCGTACACGCCGCTGGAGAACAACATCACCCAGACGGCCGCGTCCTCGGTGGGGGCGATGCCCGCGGCCGCGGGCCTGCTGGGTGCGCTGCCCGCGCTGACGCTGCTGGGCATCTCCGTGCCCGGCTGGGGCGTGGCCGCCTGGAGCGTGGCGCTCGGCGCGCTGGGCGTGCTGGCCGCCTACCTCTTGCGGAAGCGACTGGTGGCGGAGGAGGCCCTGCCATTTCCCACCGGCATCGCCACCGCGGAGCTGATTACCGCCATGCACGCGCAGCCCGAGCAGCAGCGCACCGGGCGCGGGTGGTTGGTGGCGGGGGCCGCGGGCGTGTCCGTGGCCATCACCGCGCTGAGGGACGGCTTCAAGTGGCTGCCGGGGATGACGGCGCTGCCGGGCTCCCTGGGCGGTGTGCCGGTCGCCAGCCTGACGTGGGGCATCGGCTGGAGCCCCATGCTGCTGGCGATTGGAATGATGACGGGCCTGCGCCTGGGGCTGAGCATGCTGGCCGGCGCGGTGGTGGGGTGGGGCGTGCTCGGGGCGTCGCTGGAGGGCGTGGGCGACGTTGGCGCGTGGCTCACCTGGCCGGGCGTGGGGCTGCTGGTGGGCTCGGCCCTGGCGTCGCTGCTGGCGCAGGCGCGCGACTTCACGCGGGCCGCGAGGGATTTGGGGGCGCTGCGCCAGGGTGAGGGCCTGCCTCGCTGGGCCATGGGCGCGGGGCTGGCGGCGTGCGTGCTGGCGGTGGTGCTGGGCGCCACCCTCTTCGGGCTGAGCGTGCCGTACATGCTGCTGGCGCTGGTGCTGGTGCTGCCGCTGTGCGCGGTGTGCGCGCGGGGCGCGGGGCAGGCGGACGTGTCTCCCGTGTCCCAGACGGGGCAGATTACGCAGGTCATCTTCGGTGCGCTGCTGCCCGGGGCCATGGGCCCCAACGTGGCGGCGGGCGCGGTGGTGTCCGGCGCGGCGGCGCAGACGGGCGTCAGCATGTGGTCGCTCAAGGCGGGGCACCTGCTGGGCGCCACGCCGCGCCGGCAGCTCACCGCGCAGCTGATTGGCGTGCTGGCGGGCGCGGTGGTGGGCGTGCCGGCCTACCTGCTGCTGTCGAAGGCGTATGGCGTGGGCTCGGAGGCGCTGCCCGCGCCCTTCGCGCACCAGTTCCGCGCGGTGGCGGAGCTGGCCGTCCGCGGCTTCGAGGGACTGCCGCCCCACGCGGCGCTGGCCGCGAGCGTGGCCGCCGGGGTGGGCGCGCTGCTGACGCTGGCGGCGCGGGGCCCGGCCGCGAAGTGGCTGCCGCTGCCGGTGGCCATGGGCATCGGCTTCATCCTCCCGGCCTTCTTCTCGGTGAGCATCTGCCTGGGCGCCGTGGGCGTGGCGCTGGCGCGCCGCCGCTGGCCCCAGGCGGTGGACGCGAATGTCTCCACCCTGGGCGCGGGCGCCATCGCCGGCGAGTCACTGACAGGAGTCCTCATCGCCGCGCTGATGGCGCTGGGGCTCATGCAGCAGGGGTGA
- a CDS encoding PAS domain S-box protein, producing the protein MTTLDDLTTCAGLALAPPSSTGACLILISTTTPAAIGKAYRLEPGEHVIGRGSEATVRIDDHGVSRKHARIIRTDDGGCHVTDLESTNGTLLNGVPVTTAELQEGDRLQIGTVTVFRFSKREVLEQREEQLRQALSAARVGIWDWNALSGLVTWSEQVDRLLGLAVGKLSGRAMDLDEVVHPADLPRVREVLRAALEKKTQVDVEYRIEPQGSGWRWISCKGDVLCDASGTPARVTGTVMDITARKQAEQELQRQSLIFESIYDGVVITDLGGGIIDWNTSAERMFGRNKAEALGQTLFSVLRPEEPDRTTAQVLTALEKQGRWSGELEFRRKDGTMCWCESVVVPLRDSEGRAIANIMVQRDTTERKQLQAHLVVADRLASVGTLGAGVAHEINNPLAYMLVNLHLIREGLERLESQAPAAPVASLQQLVRETTEGAERIATIVRDLKVFARGEQETRLMPVDVRRAVELACKMADNVIRHRARLVTEFEPVAPVEASESRLCQVFLNLLLNAAQAIPEDGPQASEHEIRVVIRAGERGRVVVEVRDTGMGMTPEVLDRIFDPFFTTKPVGVGTGLGLSICHGIIESMGGSIQAESEPNRGSTFRVVLRAATRELEVLPRLATVAQSNARARVLVVDDEPNVTLALQRSLAADHEVETANSAQAALRRVSEGVRFDLILCDVMMPGMTGMDLYNELGRCAPEQAGRMVFMTGGAFTPRTVSFLRDVPNLKISKPLDLTQLRELVGRSAEAGR; encoded by the coding sequence ATGACGACGCTGGACGACCTCACGACGTGCGCGGGCCTCGCGTTGGCTCCGCCGTCTTCAACCGGTGCCTGTCTCATCCTCATCAGCACCACGACACCGGCGGCCATCGGCAAGGCCTACCGCCTGGAGCCAGGGGAGCACGTCATCGGCCGGGGCTCCGAGGCCACGGTGCGCATCGACGACCACGGCGTGTCGCGAAAGCACGCACGCATCATCCGCACCGACGACGGCGGCTGTCATGTGACGGACCTCGAGTCCACCAACGGCACGCTGCTCAACGGCGTGCCCGTCACCACCGCGGAGCTGCAGGAGGGTGACAGGCTGCAGATTGGCACCGTCACCGTGTTCCGCTTCTCCAAGCGCGAGGTGCTGGAGCAGCGCGAGGAGCAGCTGCGCCAGGCGCTGTCCGCCGCGCGCGTGGGCATCTGGGACTGGAATGCGCTGAGCGGCCTGGTGACGTGGAGCGAGCAGGTGGACCGGCTGCTGGGGCTGGCGGTGGGCAAGCTGTCCGGCCGGGCCATGGACCTGGACGAGGTGGTGCACCCGGCGGACCTGCCCCGCGTGCGCGAGGTGCTGCGCGCCGCGCTGGAGAAGAAGACGCAGGTGGACGTGGAGTACCGCATCGAGCCGCAGGGCAGCGGCTGGCGCTGGATTTCGTGCAAGGGCGACGTGCTGTGCGACGCGTCCGGCACGCCGGCGCGGGTGACGGGCACGGTGATGGACATCACCGCGCGCAAGCAGGCCGAGCAGGAGCTGCAGCGTCAGTCGCTCATCTTCGAGAGCATCTACGACGGCGTGGTGATTACCGACCTGGGCGGCGGCATCATCGACTGGAACACCAGCGCCGAGCGCATGTTCGGCCGCAACAAGGCGGAGGCGCTGGGACAGACGCTGTTCAGCGTGCTGCGCCCGGAGGAGCCCGACAGGACGACGGCCCAGGTGCTCACCGCGCTGGAGAAGCAGGGGCGCTGGTCCGGGGAGCTGGAGTTCCGCCGCAAGGACGGCACCATGTGCTGGTGCGAGTCCGTGGTGGTGCCGCTGCGCGACAGCGAGGGGCGCGCCATCGCCAACATCATGGTTCAGCGCGACACCACGGAGCGCAAGCAGCTGCAGGCGCACCTGGTGGTGGCGGACCGGCTGGCGTCGGTGGGCACGCTGGGCGCGGGCGTGGCGCACGAAATCAACAACCCGCTGGCCTACATGCTCGTCAACCTGCACCTCATCCGCGAGGGGCTGGAGCGGCTGGAGAGCCAGGCGCCCGCGGCCCCCGTGGCGTCGCTCCAGCAGCTGGTGCGCGAGACGACGGAGGGCGCCGAGCGCATCGCCACCATCGTGCGGGACTTGAAGGTCTTCGCGCGCGGCGAGCAGGAGACGCGGCTGATGCCGGTGGACGTACGCCGGGCGGTGGAGCTGGCGTGCAAGATGGCGGACAACGTCATCCGCCACCGCGCGCGGCTGGTGACGGAGTTCGAGCCGGTGGCCCCGGTGGAGGCGAGCGAGTCCCGGCTGTGCCAGGTGTTCCTCAACCTGCTGCTCAACGCGGCGCAGGCGATTCCCGAGGACGGCCCGCAGGCCAGCGAGCACGAAATCCGCGTGGTCATCCGCGCGGGCGAGCGGGGCCGCGTCGTCGTGGAGGTGCGCGACACCGGCATGGGGATGACGCCGGAGGTGCTGGACCGCATCTTCGACCCGTTCTTCACCACCAAGCCGGTGGGGGTGGGCACGGGGCTGGGGCTGTCCATCTGCCACGGCATCATCGAGTCGATGGGAGGCTCCATCCAGGCGGAGAGCGAGCCCAACCGGGGCAGCACGTTCCGCGTGGTGCTGCGCGCCGCCACGCGCGAGCTGGAGGTGCTGCCGCGCCTGGCAACCGTCGCGCAGTCCAACGCGCGGGCGCGCGTGCTGGTGGTGGACGACGAGCCGAACGTGACGCTGGCCCTGCAGCGCTCGCTGGCGGCGGACCACGAGGTGGAGACGGCGAACAGCGCCCAGGCCGCGCTGCGGCGGGTGAGCGAGGGCGTGCGCTTCGACCTCATCCTGTGTGATGTGATGATGCCCGGGATGACGGGCATGGACCTGTACAACGAGCTGGGCCGCTGCGCCCCGGAGCAGGCTGGACGCATGGTGTTCATGACGGGTGGTGCCTTCACGCCGCGCACGGTGTCCTTCCTGCGCGACGTCCCCAACCTCAAGATTTCCAAGCCGCTGGACCTCACCCAGCTGCGTGAGCTGGTGGGCCGCTCCGCCGAGGCGGGGCGATGA
- a CDS encoding serine/threonine-protein kinase: MAADSESTFRIQARSDLGAFARERDTAKAERGPGTLAGEYVLKALLASGGHGSVYEAEHRILGRRAAVKVLHPHLADQGEMLKRFVREARVVNQIHHPNIVDVYDFGLMPDGSPYYVMELLTGRTLSQVVQERGRLSASRALAYLEPVCAALDAAHKAGVVHRDLKASNVLVMEEGERPRVKLLDFGIAKLLHAEPAQEGLTIAGQRLGTAHAMAPEQFRGGPIGPHTDIYALGVLLHQLLTGRYPFQCEDRMELERLHLEAPAPRPSAIAPVSPAVDAVVLRCLEKDGSRRYGSVGVCLAALSEAAEEPVQPARRTRLALAVHCEVVLASAAQDDDAVYAVLADVLDGLEQGLRGGGFLLALQSGTTLLAIRPLENGAPSPERTAYLREAENSLRILQGGAQKLADPVNAHVHLCMHLGQAETRGDSGESEVVGGPVTDVGAWRLRAADGFALTPAASLALEFPEPE; this comes from the coding sequence ATGGCGGCGGACTCCGAGAGCACCTTCCGCATCCAGGCCCGGTCGGACCTCGGTGCCTTCGCGCGAGAGCGTGACACTGCGAAGGCCGAGCGGGGACCTGGCACGCTGGCCGGTGAGTACGTCCTCAAGGCCCTGCTGGCCTCGGGAGGCCATGGCAGTGTGTACGAGGCCGAACACCGGATTCTCGGCCGTCGGGCCGCGGTGAAGGTGCTGCACCCGCACCTGGCGGACCAGGGGGAGATGCTCAAGCGCTTCGTGCGCGAGGCGCGGGTGGTGAACCAAATCCACCACCCCAACATCGTCGACGTCTACGACTTCGGGCTGATGCCGGACGGTAGCCCCTACTACGTCATGGAGCTGCTGACCGGGCGCACGCTGAGCCAGGTCGTCCAGGAGCGAGGCAGGCTGTCCGCGTCCCGCGCGCTGGCGTACCTGGAGCCGGTGTGCGCGGCGCTGGACGCGGCCCACAAGGCGGGCGTCGTCCACCGTGACTTGAAGGCCAGCAACGTCCTCGTCATGGAGGAGGGAGAGCGGCCTCGGGTGAAGCTGCTCGACTTCGGCATCGCCAAGCTGCTGCACGCGGAGCCCGCGCAGGAGGGGCTCACCATCGCCGGCCAGCGGCTGGGCACCGCGCACGCCATGGCGCCCGAGCAGTTCCGCGGCGGCCCCATCGGCCCGCACACGGACATCTACGCGCTGGGCGTGCTGCTGCACCAATTGCTCACCGGCCGCTATCCCTTCCAGTGCGAGGACCGGATGGAATTGGAGCGGCTGCACCTGGAGGCCCCCGCGCCCCGGCCCAGCGCCATTGCGCCCGTGTCCCCGGCCGTGGACGCGGTGGTGCTGCGCTGCCTGGAGAAGGACGGCAGCCGGCGCTACGGCAGCGTGGGCGTCTGCCTCGCCGCCCTCAGCGAGGCCGCCGAGGAGCCCGTGCAGCCCGCCCGCCGCACCCGGCTCGCGCTCGCCGTCCACTGCGAGGTGGTGCTGGCCTCGGCGGCCCAGGACGACGACGCCGTCTACGCCGTGCTGGCGGACGTGCTGGACGGGCTGGAGCAGGGGCTGCGTGGCGGCGGCTTCCTCCTCGCGCTCCAGTCCGGCACCACGCTGCTCGCCATCCGCCCGCTGGAGAATGGCGCGCCCAGCCCGGAGCGCACCGCGTACCTGCGCGAGGCGGAGAACTCCCTGCGCATCCTCCAGGGCGGCGCCCAGAAGCTGGCCGACCCGGTGAATGCCCACGTCCACCTGTGCATGCACCTGGGCCAGGCCGAGACGCGCGGCGACTCGGGCGAGTCCGAGGTGGTGGGCGGCCCCGTCACCGACGTCGGCGCCTGGAGGCTGCGCGCCGCGGATGGCTTTGCCCTCACCCCCGCCGCTTCCCTGGCGCTGGAATTTCCAGAACCTGAGTAA
- a CDS encoding serine/threonine-protein kinase PknK gives MPRCQTCGRRWEGSHAPCPPSPPPPGGGPESSAEPSTLPAVPGYQVERVVAHGGFGVLLGAWRASDGKRVAIKVARSGNVLGRAQLARESEALRVLGPPTVPALYEAGTLASGARFLAMEYVPLPTLADRLARAAGPLPAVELATRALAAVDTVAEVHARGLAHCDLKPEHLFLDEVAGRMRVFDFGLVRGTSTESVVLPVGATPSDSSSFAGTAEYMAPEQCAGNLDVDARTDVYALGVLLYELLTGRPPFFGATPDVLQAHLSLRPPPPSDFAQVSPAVEEVVLRCLAKERARRPEDAAALATLLRAAFEHAQRPSETSAQRPVSPGEPRPAQVRRSVAVLFLTSRANPVSLQKALGSYGGHMAFTDGPRIAAVFDPDVGENPVRRAMRAAEGLAERGLAPGALVDVSAVTVQRRPTGSPRYLGAIFSRDDHYPTGPDAHGLLLSPAAAEAVPEVPCMEVPGLRGLLRPAPPGAAPRPDITVLQLGSEVLVGREAELASLMESARSAVGEAAPTLVTVLSERGHGKSHLAATLGRRLQALLPHTRVYATRSREPVQGDPDGTLRTLLRCALNAFEHDDTDTEEQGRAAIHHRLGPTLGSELWPGVAATLGWYAPGGPELQSWAAAPGALRSLAMRAAGELLAANARERPLCLIIDDAHFAEETALDALEYACLAEASVPLWVCVLARPGFERSRPTWGTRAARQARLSLPPLPASQAQQLCRMLLKPVENVPAQAVERIVERAQHVPLYVVELVRGLKRQGLVRQRAPGGSWYLVTDGLEKVPDLRLVEWLADRELGALPPSLAAHARLCALLGTDFTAATAEGVVRELERDGAAGGFPLDAGHATRRLLDSGLLVAHRQEGLSFRNELLREAVAATLPAAERLRIHHAAYRYYLGAAGSSERQRLARLALHAAAAGLRDEAAALSIDLAESARGRHAFLDAEAMYTRALELLETSDELRCLTALRGRGLMRIRIGRYDDSLADFAAARERARRLEDTRTEVELLLDEAMALDWVNDYALSEARALDAQGLASRVESPYVQARLLLALGRAQFRKGEWQEARMPLEAAAERARRLGDAGYETQVVAQLLLAVILPNLGDINETDRVLAEVIEACTERGDRFHLGSAINNRRNLWVARKDLANALRDQERFMHLGRELGMVGWEYFAEHNLGELHYQAGDVEAATPHIARAIALERRHPEVAPRPWALLLQARAMAWTGRHQRGRELLAQVRQVLADGRHGVDLSPSEEVLFAMVELATRDASAEAWHALRERSSQVSVEQEPLEVLEMMGLAALRRGDPEEAARVLHEALERALHVPNLMEGRIRRSLERVRDVTPAA, from the coding sequence GTGCCCCGCTGCCAGACATGCGGGCGGCGCTGGGAAGGCTCCCACGCGCCGTGTCCGCCGAGCCCGCCCCCTCCCGGGGGAGGCCCCGAGTCGTCCGCCGAGCCCTCCACCCTGCCCGCCGTTCCGGGCTACCAGGTGGAGCGGGTGGTGGCGCACGGGGGCTTTGGCGTGCTGCTGGGCGCGTGGCGCGCGTCGGATGGCAAGCGGGTGGCCATCAAAGTGGCGCGCAGCGGCAACGTGCTGGGCCGCGCGCAGCTCGCCCGCGAGTCGGAGGCCCTCCGTGTCCTGGGCCCGCCCACCGTGCCCGCCCTCTACGAAGCCGGCACGCTGGCGAGCGGCGCGCGCTTCCTCGCGATGGAGTACGTGCCGCTGCCCACGCTGGCGGACCGCCTCGCGCGCGCCGCGGGGCCGCTGCCCGCCGTCGAGCTGGCCACGCGCGCCCTGGCGGCGGTGGACACGGTGGCCGAGGTCCACGCGCGCGGGCTCGCCCACTGTGACTTGAAGCCGGAGCACCTCTTCCTGGACGAGGTGGCCGGCCGCATGCGCGTCTTCGACTTCGGCCTCGTCCGCGGCACCTCCACGGAGAGCGTGGTGCTGCCCGTGGGCGCCACGCCCAGCGACTCCTCCAGCTTCGCCGGCACCGCGGAGTACATGGCGCCCGAGCAGTGCGCAGGCAACCTGGACGTGGACGCGCGCACCGACGTGTACGCGCTGGGCGTGCTCCTCTACGAGCTGCTCACCGGCCGGCCGCCCTTCTTCGGCGCCACGCCGGACGTGCTCCAGGCCCACCTGTCGCTGCGGCCTCCGCCTCCCTCGGACTTCGCGCAGGTGTCGCCCGCGGTGGAAGAGGTGGTGCTGCGCTGCCTCGCCAAGGAGCGCGCCCGCCGCCCGGAGGACGCCGCCGCGCTGGCCACCCTGCTGCGCGCGGCCTTCGAGCACGCCCAGCGTCCCTCGGAGACGTCCGCGCAGCGCCCGGTGTCCCCCGGCGAGCCGCGCCCCGCCCAGGTGCGCCGCTCCGTCGCCGTCCTCTTCCTCACCTCGCGCGCCAACCCCGTGTCGCTGCAGAAGGCCCTGGGCTCCTACGGCGGCCACATGGCCTTCACCGACGGGCCGCGCATCGCCGCCGTGTTCGACCCGGACGTGGGGGAGAACCCCGTGCGCCGCGCCATGCGCGCCGCGGAGGGACTGGCCGAGCGCGGACTCGCCCCCGGCGCGCTGGTGGACGTGTCCGCCGTCACCGTGCAGCGCCGCCCCACCGGCTCGCCGCGCTACCTGGGCGCCATCTTCTCGCGCGACGACCACTACCCCACCGGGCCGGACGCGCACGGGCTCCTGCTGTCCCCCGCCGCCGCGGAGGCCGTGCCGGAGGTGCCCTGCATGGAGGTGCCGGGCCTGCGCGGCCTCCTGCGTCCCGCGCCTCCGGGCGCCGCGCCCCGTCCGGACATCACCGTCCTCCAGCTCGGCAGCGAGGTGCTGGTGGGCCGCGAGGCGGAGCTGGCCTCGCTGATGGAGAGCGCACGCTCGGCGGTGGGCGAGGCGGCCCCCACCCTCGTCACGGTGCTGAGCGAGCGCGGCCACGGCAAGAGCCACCTCGCCGCCACGCTGGGCCGCCGACTCCAGGCGCTGCTGCCGCACACGCGGGTGTACGCCACGCGCTCGCGCGAGCCGGTGCAGGGCGACCCGGACGGCACCCTGCGCACGCTGCTGCGCTGCGCCCTCAACGCCTTCGAGCACGACGACACGGACACGGAGGAGCAGGGCCGCGCCGCCATCCACCACCGGCTGGGCCCCACGCTGGGCTCGGAGCTGTGGCCGGGCGTGGCCGCCACGCTGGGCTGGTACGCGCCTGGCGGGCCGGAGCTGCAGAGCTGGGCCGCGGCCCCCGGCGCGCTGCGCTCGCTGGCCATGCGCGCCGCCGGGGAGCTGCTGGCCGCCAACGCCCGCGAGCGCCCGCTGTGCCTCATCATCGACGACGCGCACTTCGCCGAGGAGACGGCGCTGGACGCGCTGGAGTACGCCTGCCTCGCCGAGGCCAGCGTCCCGCTGTGGGTGTGCGTGCTGGCGCGCCCGGGCTTCGAGCGCAGCCGCCCCACGTGGGGCACCCGCGCGGCCCGGCAGGCCCGACTGTCACTGCCCCCGCTGCCCGCCAGCCAGGCCCAGCAGCTGTGCCGCATGCTGCTCAAGCCGGTGGAGAACGTCCCCGCGCAGGCGGTGGAGCGGATTGTCGAGCGCGCCCAGCACGTGCCCCTCTACGTGGTGGAGCTGGTGCGCGGCCTCAAGCGCCAGGGGCTGGTGCGCCAGCGCGCGCCGGGCGGAAGCTGGTACCTCGTCACCGACGGCCTGGAGAAGGTGCCGGACCTGCGCCTCGTGGAGTGGCTGGCGGACCGCGAGCTGGGCGCGCTGCCCCCGTCGCTGGCGGCGCACGCGCGGCTGTGCGCGCTGCTGGGCACGGACTTCACCGCCGCCACCGCCGAGGGCGTGGTGCGGGAGCTGGAGCGCGACGGCGCCGCCGGAGGCTTCCCCCTGGATGCGGGCCACGCCACCCGGCGGCTGCTGGACTCGGGCCTGCTGGTGGCGCACCGCCAGGAGGGGCTGAGCTTCCGCAACGAGTTGCTCCGTGAGGCCGTGGCCGCCACCCTGCCCGCCGCCGAGCGCCTGCGCATCCACCACGCCGCGTACCGCTACTACCTGGGCGCCGCGGGCTCCAGCGAGCGCCAGCGCCTGGCCCGGCTCGCGCTGCACGCCGCCGCCGCCGGCCTGCGCGACGAGGCCGCCGCGCTCTCCATCGACCTGGCCGAGTCCGCGCGAGGCCGCCATGCCTTCCTCGACGCGGAGGCCATGTACACCCGCGCGCTGGAGCTGCTGGAGACGTCGGACGAGCTGCGCTGCCTCACCGCGCTGCGCGGCCGGGGCCTGATGCGCATCCGCATCGGCCGGTATGACGACTCGCTGGCGGACTTCGCCGCCGCGCGCGAGCGGGCCCGCCGCCTGGAGGACACGCGCACCGAGGTGGAGCTGCTGCTGGACGAGGCCATGGCGCTGGACTGGGTGAACGACTACGCGCTCAGCGAGGCCCGCGCGCTGGACGCCCAGGGCCTGGCGTCCCGCGTGGAGTCACCGTACGTGCAGGCCCGGCTGCTGCTCGCGCTGGGCCGCGCCCAGTTCCGCAAGGGCGAGTGGCAGGAGGCGCGCATGCCCCTGGAGGCCGCCGCCGAGCGCGCCCGCCGCCTGGGCGACGCGGGCTACGAGACGCAGGTGGTGGCGCAGCTGCTGCTCGCCGTCATCCTCCCCAACCTGGGCGACATCAACGAGACGGACCGCGTGCTCGCGGAGGTCATCGAGGCCTGCACCGAGCGTGGAGACCGCTTCCACCTGGGCAGCGCCATCAACAACCGCCGCAACCTCTGGGTGGCACGCAAGGACCTGGCCAACGCACTGAGGGACCAGGAGCGCTTCATGCACCTGGGCCGCGAGCTGGGCATGGTGGGCTGGGAGTACTTCGCCGAGCACAACCTGGGCGAGCTGCACTACCAGGCGGGAGACGTGGAGGCGGCCACCCCGCACATCGCCCGCGCCATTGCGCTGGAGCGCCGGCACCCGGAGGTGGCACCCCGCCCGTGGGCGCTGCTGCTGCAGGCGCGCGCCATGGCCTGGACGGGCCGGCACCAGCGCGGGCGGGAGCTGCTGGCGCAGGTGCGGCAGGTGCTGGCGGACGGGCGGCACGGCGTGGACCTGAGCCCCTCGGAGGAAGTGCTCTTCGCCATGGTGGAGCTGGCCACGCGCGACGCCTCGGCCGAGGCCTGGCACGCGCTGAGGGAGCGCTCCTCCCAGGTGTCCGTGGAGCAGGAGCCCCTGGAGGTGCTGGAGATGATGGGGCTGGCGGCGCTGCGCCGGGGCGACCCCGAGGAGGCCGCCCGCGTGCTTCACGAGGCGCTGGAGCGCGCCCTCCATGTGCCCAACCTCATGGAGGGCCGCATCCGCCGCTCGCTGGAGCGCGTAAGAGACGTCACCCCTGCTGCATGA